The following proteins are co-located in the Cryptococcus neoformans var. grubii H99 chromosome 1, complete sequence genome:
- a CDS encoding U1 small nuclear ribonucleoprotein 70kDa: MSHLLPPNLLKLFAPRPQPPFLKPLTRDERIRGPNNLGGVAGLARRIKEEAEDAEVKQGMDVNPQKALDEQKEENVKMELKQDGEDGEVAEDSTKDKKKKTARDKIAEMGIIGEEAVKMRKELRKKRQEEYKKNAESNYKPQDDAQAIGDPYKTLFISRLSKKANETDLRREFEMYGPIERIRIVRNRKGKSNGYAFIVYERERDMKAAYKDAEGIPIHHKKILVDVERGRTVKGWKPQRLGGGLGGRPKPVAPEAAPAPYVAPSNFRGGRGGFRGGGRGGGGGFRGGFQGNRGGFGGGNRGGFGGGDDRGGFGGRGGFRGGFQNRGDRGSGGFGQQQGGFGGPGGPGGPGGPGGYGGQGGGYGGGGGGFGGPGQQNGYQGGQGGGGFGGGGGYKRDYDNAGGPGGYGGGGGGGGGGFGGGGGGYQDRDPKRMRY, from the exons ATGTctcacctccttcctcctaACCTCCTCAAGCTTTTCGCCCCTCGACCTCAGCCGCCCTTCTTAAAACCCCTTACGAGGGACGAACGCATCCGAGGTCCAAACAACCTTGGGGGTGTTGCAGGCCTTGCTAGGCGTataaaagaagaagccgaagaTGCCGAGGTCAAACAAGGGATGGACGTGAATCCCCAAAAGGCCCTCGATGAacaaaaggaggaaaatgTAAAGATGGAATTGAAGCaagatggtgaagatggagaggtcGCGGAGGACTCTaccaaggacaagaagaagaagacagcTAGAGATAAGATTGCGGAGATGGGTATCATTGGAGAGGAGGCTGTCaaaatgaggaaggaattgaggaagaagaggcaagaagaGTACAAGAAGAATGCCGAAAGCAACT ATAAACCTCAGGATGACGCTCAAGCCATCGGCGACCCTTATAAGACCCTGTTCATCTCAAGGCTA TCTAAGAAAGCGAACGAAACTGACCTTCGCCGAGAATTTGAAATGTATGGCCCTATCGAGCGGATACGTATCGTTCGAAATCGAAAGGGCAAGAGCAACGGCTACGCCTTTATTGTTTATGAGCGGGAACGAGATATGAAAG CCGCATACAAGGACGCTGAAGGCATTCCTATTCACCACAAGAAGATTCTTGTCGATGTCGAACGTGGACGCACTGTTAAAGGATGGAAACCTCAACGTCTCGGTGGAGGTCTTGGTGGCCGTCCCAAACCCGTTGCCCCAGAAGCCGCCCCTGCACCCTATGTCGCTCCCAGCAATTTCCGAGGTGGCCGAGGGGGGTTCcgtggaggaggacgaggcggcggtggtggtttCCGAGGTGGGTTTCAAGGGAACAGGGGAGGGTTTGGTGGAGGTAACAGAGGAGGATTTGGCGGAGGGGATGACAGAGGAGGTTTCGGTGGGCGAGGCGGTTTCCGAGGGGGGTTCCAAAATCGAGGAGACCGTGGTTCTGGTGGATTTGGCCAACAACAAGGCGGATTTGGCGGTCCAGGAGGTCCAGGAGGCCCAGGAGGCCCTGGTGGGTACGGTGGACAGGGAGGAGGgtatggtggtggtggtggcggcTTCGG CGGTCCTGGTCAGCAAAATGGATATCAAGGCGGACAAGGTGGGGGAGGCTTCGGCGGGGGTGGCGGTTACAAACGCGACTACGACAATGCCGGTGGACCTGGCGGTTatggtggaggaggcggtggtggcggtggtgggTTCGGAggcggcggtggaggtTATCAGGACAGGGATCCCAAGAGGATGCGGTATTGA
- a CDS encoding monooxygenase has protein sequence MPIDPIVIIGAGPSGLLLARYLELYRIPVVIYERDSSPTHRPQGGSLDLHDETGLKALKETGLLDEAKSYMRAEGEAMKIVDKGGKIWYDENDKVVKAHTGFHEGGPVTGRPEIDRTDLRNILIKSLGSDTIKWGHTVSSCSKISSSHYQINFVSQPYITTPFLIGADGAFSRVRPLIHSTLPSYSGVSMYELTIPPKNMTPELKTYVGQGCLLALDEGMTVLPQMNSEGLCKVYVGLRCPENWTDENPLPDKKKREWLANLFQGWHDQVRDVIMASEEDKLVTRRIWQFDPDLKWDTDLTGVTVMGDAAHVMSPFAGEGVNQALADALELGKTLVSLFIVPTPRASSPPFPLSLLPISQPRSKPLISSPPPADLHHALRRFERKMMRRARKEMIGSKENMDMFFGENAARNLTHWMSTFMIRFVWQTVTEWPVDFVNAIWD, from the exons ATGCCCATCGATCCTATCGTAATTATTGGCGCAGGCCCTTCTGGGCTTCTGCTTGCCCGATACCTTGAACTTTATCGCATTCCTGTCGTCATCTACGAGCGCGATTCTTCCCCTACACATCGTCCCCAAGGTGGCTCTTTAGATCTACATGACGAAACAGGTCTCAAAGCCCTGAAAGAAACGGGACTGTTGGACGAGGCTAAGTCGTATATGAGAGCAGAAGGGGAGGCCATGAAGATCGTGGATAAGGGTGGGAAGATATGGTACGATGAAAACGACAAAGTAGTCAAGGCACACACGGGATTCCATGAAGGGGGGCCGGTCACTGGTAGGCCTGAAATTGATAG GACGGACCTGAGAAATATCCTAATCAAGTCTCTTGGTTCCGATACTATCAAATGGGGCCATACGGTCTCGTCTTGCTCAaagatctcttcttctcattaCCAGATCAACTTCGTATCCCAACCGTATATTACCACGCCCTTCCTGATCGGGGCAGATGGAGCATTCTCACGTGTCCGTCCTCTTATTCACTCCACCTTGCCATCATATTCAGGGGTGTCGATGTACGAGCTCACAATCCCCCCTAAAAACATGACACCTGAATTGAAAACGTATGTGGGACAGGGATGCTTGTTGGCTCTTGATGAGGGAATGACTGTCTTGCCGCAGATGAATTCTGAAGGGCTGTGCAAAGTCTACGTCGGGCTGAGATGTCCTGAGAATTGGACTGATGAGAACCCCTTGCCTGATAAAAAGAAACGGGAGTGGTTAGCAAATCTCTTCCAAGGTTGGCATGACCAGGTTCGCGATGTTATCATGGCGAGTGAGGAGGACAAATTGGTGACCAGAAGAATATGGCAATTTGACCCAGATTTGAAGTGGGATACAGACTTGACCGGAGTCACAGTAATGG GTGATGCCGCTCACGTTATGTCGCCTTTCGCAGGTGAAGGGGTAAACCAAG CTCTGGCCGATGCCCTGGAGTTAGGAAAGACTTTGGtatccctcttcatcgtcccaACCCCTCGCGCTTCCAGccctcccttccccctttctcttctccccatcTCTCAGCCTCGTTCAAAACCCCTCAtttcatcaccaccacctgCTGACCTTCATCACGCCCTGCGACGCTttgaaaggaagatgatgcgcCGAGCCAGAAAAGAAATGATAGGGTCTAAGGAAAACATGGACATGTTTTTCGGAGAAAATGCGGCTCGTAACTTGACGCACTGGATGTCGACGTTCATGATACGTTTCGTCTGGCAGACAGTAACTGAGTGGCCTGTGGACTTTGTAAATGCTATTTGGGATTGA
- a CDS encoding phosphoribosylaminoimidazolesuccinocarboxamide synthase encodes MSSLLYPGLQALDEQYLDVDFQFGGVDQRKIFMYAATFLPKLGYSKRAHLMNPMVPGLSGGKMSASDPKSKIDFLDTAADIKNKIKAALCPPGEVENNGVIAFIKTVLIPIQALRIEQAERRGEKAPVGEGSFVKPGAPEGTIFSISRPEKFGGDIHVKSYEELEKAYVAGDIHPGDLKTGVQEALIQFLSPIRKSFDEDKEWQEVERTAYPSSSVAPAAEEPKKAKKKDVRSKPPTEEERAALRAAKEKEKAAKAAAKAVNEGTAPPVPPVEDITAAQLAQSSKKAVQATTSNTTTSCVTSTSLSKLKLLAKGKVRDIYALPGKEDEDKLLFVATDRMSAFDVIMNNGIPSKGITLTTLSLFWFDKLKNIIPNHVLYPSPSACFSAPAQAWEQFPRSLDEYRDQLEGRSMIVKKCEVVKIEAIVRGYITGSAWSEYKKSQTIHGIQMPAGLVESQKLPKALFTPSTKADQGEHDENIHPDKVKDICGPELAAKIEKVAIQLYTEAAAYALERGLILADTKFEFGLLPDPSSPNKTTLILIDEVLTPDSSRYWAAADYVVGQPQPSFDKQYLRDWLIKEGLRGKEDVTLPEHVVSETRSKYEEARDRVMGLGEFGKHGQKGKIAGDEVALQTDQAADAIEEEARKQL; translated from the exons ATGAGCAGCTTGCTCTACCCTGGCCTTCAAGCTTTGGACGAACAATACTTGGATGTTGACTTCCAATTCGGTGGTGTAGATCAGCGAAAGATCTTCATGTATGCCGCTACTTTCCTTCCCAAGCTAGGTTACTCCAAGCGTGCCCACCTCATGAACCCCATGGTTCCTGGATTATCCGGTGGAAAGATGTCTGCTTCCGATCCCAAATCCAAGATCGACTTCCTTGACACTGCCGCCGACATAAAAAACAAGATCAAGGCTGCTCTTTGTCCCCCtggagaggttgagaaCAATGGTGTCATCGCATTTATCAAGACTGTGCTCATTCCCATTCAGGCTCTCAGGATCGAACAGGCCGAACGAAGAGGCGAGAAGGCTCCCGTTGGTGAGGGAAGCTTTGTTAAGCCTGGCGCTCCCGAGGGTACcattttctccatctcccgACCCGAGAAGTTCGGTGGTGACATTCACGTCAAGAGCTACGAGGAACTTGAGAAGGCGTACGTTGCTGGTGATATCCACCCTGGAGATTTAAAAACTGGTGTTCAGGAGGCTTTGATTCAGTTCTTGAGTCCAATTAGGAAGTCGTTCGACGAAGATAAGGAGTGGCAGGAGGTCGAGAGGACGGCTTATCCCAGTTCTTCTGTTGCCCCCGCTGCTGAGGAGCCCAAGAAGGCG aagaagaaggacgtcAGGTCCAAGCCCCCTACCGAGGAAGAGCGTGCGGCTCTCCGGGCtgcaaaggagaaggagaaggccgCTAAGGCCGCTGCCAAGGCCGTCAATGAAGGCACTGCCCCTCCTGTTCCCCCTGTTGAGGACATTACTGCTGCCCAACTTGCCCAAAGCTCCAAGAAGGCTGTCCAGGCTACCACAAGCAATACTACCACAAGCTGCGTCACTAGTACGAGCTTGTCCAAGTTGAAGCTTTTGGCCAAGGGTAAGGTCAGGGACATCTACGCTTTGCCTGGTaaggaggacgaagacAAGCTGCTGTTTGTTGCTACGGACAGAATGAGCGCTTTCGACGTCATCATGAACAAT GGTATCCCTTCAAAAGGTATCACTCTCACCACACTCTCCCTTTTCTGGTttgacaagctcaagaaCATCATCCCCAACCACGTCCTCtacccttctccttcggcATGCTTCTCTGCCCCTGCCCAGGCTTGGGAGCAGTTCCCCAGGAGCTTGGACGAGTACAGAGATCAGCTTGAAGGTCGAAGCATGATCGTGAAGAAGTGCGAAGTTGTGAAGATCGAGGCTATCGTCAGAGGCTACATTACTG GATCTGCTTGGTCCGAGTACAAGAAGTCTCAGACCATCCACGGTATCCAGATGCCCGCCGGTTTGGTCGAGTCTCAAAAGCTCCCTAAGGCCCTCTTTACCCCTTCCACCAAGGCCGACCAGGGCGAGCATGATGAGAACATCCATCCTGACAAGG TCAAGGACATTTGCGGTCCCGAGCTTGCCGCGAAGATTGAAAAGGTTGCCATTCAGCTCTACACTGAAGCTGCTGCTTACGCCCTTGAGCGTGGGCTAATCCTCGCCGACACCAAGTTTGAGTTCGGTCTCCTCCCCgacccatcatctcccaaCAAGACCACCCTCATCCTTATCGACGAGGTCCTCACTCCCGATTCTTCCAGGTACTGGGCTGCTGCCGATTATGTCGTTGGTCAGCCTCAGCCTTCATTTGACAAGCAGTACCTCCGTGACTGGTTGATCAAAGAGGGCTTGAGGGGTAAGGAGGACGTGACTCTTCCTGAACACGTCGTTAGCGAGACCAGAAGCAAGTACGAGGAGGCTAGGGATAGGGTCATGGGACTCGGAGAGTTTGGCAAGCACGGTCAGAAGGGAAAGATTGCGGGTGATGAAGTCGCTTTGCAGACTGATCAGGCCGCCGACGCTatcgaggaagaagctaGAAAGCAGCTCTAA
- a CDS encoding actin-2, which produces MATEFDDVLTNQPVVIDNGSGNIKAGFAGEEQPSCYIPSFVGRPKHPRVMAGAIQDNLFIGRRAQEFRGLLKIKYPMEHGVVMDWDDMERIWGWVYGEGLKALSEEHPVLLTEAPLNPRQNRDIAAQIFFETFNVPAFFTSVQAVLSLYSSGRTTGIVLDSGDGVTHAVPVFEGFSMPHAVRRIDLAGRDITDHLQLLLRKAGHNLHTSAEKEVVRTIKEKTCYLALNPVKEEKDQGGAWEEFRLPDGKVIQLGTERFLAPEILFNPELVGQEYPGVHQVIVDSINRTDLDLRKSLFSNIVLSGGSTLCTGFGDRLLNEVKKLAVKDVKLKIYAPPERKYSTWIGGSILAGLSTFKKMWVSADEYKEDPDIIHKKAF; this is translated from the exons ATGGCCACAGAATTCGACGATGT TCTCACAAATCAACCAGTTGTCATTGACAAT GGTTCCGGTAATATTAAAGCTGGTTTTGCTGGAGAGGAGCAACCATCATGTTATATTCCTTCATT TGTGGGTCGGCCAAAACATCCTCGTGTGATGGCAGGAGCTATTCAGGACAACCTTTTCATCGGTCGACGAGCACAAGAGTTCAGGGGACTGTTAAAGATAAAATACCCAATGGAACATGGCGTAGTAATGGACTGGGATGATATGGAACGGATATGGGGCTGGGTTTATGGTGAAGGATTAAAAGCGTTAAGCGAAGAA CATCCTGTGCTACTTACCGAAGCACCGCTCAACCCTAGACAAAACCGGGATATAGCCGCCCAAATCTTTTTCGAAACTTTCAACGTCCCAGCATTTTTCACCTCTGTCCAAGCCGTTCTCTCTCTCTACTCTTCTGGCCGTACAACAGGTATCGTCCTCGATTCCGGCGATGGTGTCACCCACGCTGTTCCTGTATTCGAAGGTTTCTCTATGCCCCATGCTGTTAGACGTATAGACCTCGCAGGAAGAGATATAACagatcatcttcaattGTTATTGCGGAAAGCAGGGCATAACCTGCACACATCTGCGGAAAAAGAAGTGGTGAGGACgatcaaggagaagacatGTTATTTAGCATTGAATCCagtgaaagaggagaaggatcaGGGTGGGGCATGGGAAGAATTCAGATTGCCGGACGGAAAGGTGATACAGCTAGGGACGGAGAGATTCCTTGCACCCGAAATCTTGTTCAACCCCGAGCTGGTGGGGCAAGAGTATCCAGGTGTCCACCAA GTAATCGTTGACTCTATCAATCGAACCGACCTCGATCTTCGAAAATCTCTTTTCAGCAACATTGTCCTTTCCGGCGGTTCCACGTTGTGTACTGGTTTCGGTGACCGATTACTAAATGAAGTCAAGAAACTTGCTGTGAAGGATGTTAAGCTTAAGATTTATGCTCCTCCAGAACGAAAG TACTCGACCTGGATAGGAGGAAGTATCCTTGCCGGTCTCAGTACGTTCAAGAAGATGTGGGTGTCGGCGGATGAATACAAAGAAGACCCCGATATTATCCATAAGAAGGCATTTTAA
- a CDS encoding 5'/3'-nucleotidase SurE produces MPQLKTYTDKPVVLLTNDDGPPCASSPNIYAFCKLLQSRLGWDVRVVIPDSQKSWVGKSYAISDIVTANYFYPLEPDGLKGEITQTRRPLKEGESMEWVLLSGTPATCANIALHNLYPGQIDLVISGPNHGRNSSTAFALSSGTLGAALAASLSVPVPGPLTSPSLHENHMPCIAISYGVVTRPVPDRILELASETAVDVCQQLFDNWGEDKEVGGKGLVPIYSINIPLVEAALEKNERKIVSTEMWRNAYGRLFKTTKLSKASYDPGDDPVQIVHGNMTSQDKPNTVQASASLPSHPHTSKTSTAGPAALPTPAPPSPIVPKETKEEDQQLKFHFAPNMHPLLFPPEGSVPEGTDAWAFAKGWISVTPMRAEYACLGATSME; encoded by the exons ATGCCTCAGCTCAAAACATACACCGACAAGCCAGTCGTCCTTTTGACC AACGACGATGGCCCCCCATGCGCTTCCTCTCCCAATATCTATGCATTCTGCAAACTCCTTCAGTCACGTCTTGGCTGGGACGTACGAGTAGTCATCCCTGACAGTCAGAAATCTTG GGTCGGGAAGTCATATGCTATTAGTGATATTGTCACTGCGAACTACTTCTATCCACTGG AACCGGATGGATTGAAAGGAGAAATAACTCAGACTCGCCGTCCgctgaaagaaggagagtcAATGGAATGGGTTCTTCTATCTGGG ACTCCCGCAACATGCGCCAACATCGCGCTGCACAACCTTTACCCTGGCCAGATCGACCTTGTCATCTCCGGCCCTAATC ATGGCCGTAACTCCTCAACAGCATTCGCCCTCTCGTCCGGTACTCTTGGCGCCGCCCTCGCCGCCTCCCTCTCCGTCCCTGTTCCTGGCCCTTTGACCTCCCCGTCCTTGCATGAAAACCACATGCCCTGTATAGCCATCTCTTACGGTGTTGTCACCCGTCCAGTCCCGGATAGGATCCTTGAACTCGCCAGTGAGACGGCGGTGGATGTGTGCCAGCAGTTGTTCGATAACTGGGgagaagataaagaagtAGGCGGGAAGGGACTTGTGCCGATATATAGCATCAATATACCGCTTGTCGAGGCGGCCCTTGAAAAGAACGAGAGGAAAATAGTGTCAACAGAGATGTGGAGGAATGCTTATGGGCGATTATTCAAGACTACCAAACT ATCAAAAGCGTCATACGACCCCGGAGACGATCCCGTTCAGATTGTTCATGGCAATATGACGAGCCAAGATAAGCCCAACACCGTACAGGCCTCCGCCTCCCTCCCATCACATCCGCACACCTCAAAAACATCCACTGCCGGCCCCGCCGCTCTCCCGACTCCTGCCCCACCGTCCCCAATCGTCCCTaaagaaacaaaagaagaggatcaaCAGCTCAAATTCCACTTTGCACCCAACATGCACCCGTTGTTATTTCCACCTGAAGGGAGTGTGCCCGAAGGCACAGATGCGTGGGCGTTCGCAAAAGGATGGATCAGTGTGACACCTATGAGGGCCGAGTATGCTTGTTTAGGAGCGACAAGCATGGAGTAA